In one Gadus morhua chromosome 7, gadMor3.0, whole genome shotgun sequence genomic region, the following are encoded:
- the rab34b gene encoding ras-related protein Rab-34, whose protein sequence is MLPPVKKDRVIHRLPKCFSHAAALHTKEDFHPAVKTFCQTNKSSAVRFNIAKVIVVGDVAVGKTCFISRFCKEAFEKNYKATIGVDFEMERFEVLGVPFSLQIWDTAGQERFKCIASTYYRGAQAIIVVFDLSSVESLAHARQWLEDAMKENDPSSVLLFLVGTKKDMSSAGQQEDMEREAVRLSEELKAEYWAVSAKSGDGVKNFFFRMASLTFEANVLAELERSGARQSSDIIKLTESTEDRHKRPKSRCC, encoded by the exons ATGTTGCCACCAGTGAAGAAGGATCGGGTCATTCACCGTCTCCCTAAG tgttttAGCCATGCAGCGGCTCTTCACACCAAGGAAGATTTCCATCCAGCAGTCAAGACCTTctgccaaacaaacaaaagcagtgCAGTGCG CTTCAACATCGCCAAGGTGATTGTAGTGGGAGATGTAGCTGTTGGAAAGACTTGTTTCATCAGCAG GTTCTGCAAGGAGGCCTTTGAGAAGAACTACAAAGCCACGATCGGGGTGGACTTTGAGATGGAGCGCTTTGAGGTGCTCGGGGTCCCCTTCAGCCTGCAGAT ATGGGACACAGCCGGGCAGGAGAGGTTCAAATGCATCGCCTCCACCTATTACAGAGGTGCACAAG CCATCATCGTGGTGTTTGACTTGAGCAGTGTTGAATCGTTAGCCCATGCCAG acAGTGGCTGGAAGACGCCATGAAGGAGAACGATCCGTCCAGCGTGCTGCTGTTCCTCGTGGGCACCAAGAAGGACATGAGC TCCGCCGGACAGCAGGAGGACATGGAGCGGGAGGCCGTGAGGCTGTCTGAGGAGCTCAAAGCAGAGTACTGGGCCGTGTCCGCCAAGTCAG GGGACGGCGTCAAGAACTTCTTCTTCCGCATGGCCTCTCTGACCTTCGAGGCGAACGTTCTGGCGGAGCTGGAGAGAAGCGGCGCCCGACAGAGCAGTGACATCATCA AACTGACTGAGAGCACAGAGGACAGACACAAACGGCCCAAGAGCAGATGCTGCTGA